In the genome of Notamacropus eugenii isolate mMacEug1 chromosome 5, mMacEug1.pri_v2, whole genome shotgun sequence, one region contains:
- the BCAM gene encoding basal cell adhesion molecule isoform X2 translates to MEPLGPARASCPLTLLGPGQAPRLLLLALLFGGTPGAQSEIQVSAPSLVEVMKGESVTLSCSISGVGSKEHLTLQWLVTDRSGDPSPLVFASGRMGALKRSGDPELKPSTPFQLHPNGSLQLLSAEMGDERNYTCQVTRTVDKAQATSHLRVLVTPEPPEVIPNKGTISVINDKAHEIATCTSRNANPAPNITWYRDGKALEIPTLVNGDPTENVQFWVASPAAPGGWVREGDTVNLFCRGDGNPTPEYIFTLKQGKKEEKSLETNTNGNLTLGRISRNQSGLYQCEVADFDADPGVELTQKLDIHVGYLDPLELSPGENVTMSFGETMELGCLASGDPTPKVFWTKDSIPLDQGPHLTLTNVTFTSTGIYTCEASVPKLPGLTRTRNLQLLVQGKPELKPEEMQPRGSSGWTEGDDVTLTCSARGHPTPELSWSHDGEPVNRIVSGWVQSSLKLKVTGTASREGVACKASNHLGDAHYTFHFEAVASQAPQAGVAVMAAAVSVGLLLLVVAVFYCMRQKGRCCRGREKVPPLPPEQEPSRPGVDRPEQTGLLLGGGGGGGTRGGHSFGDEC, encoded by the exons ATGGAGCCCCTGGGCCCGGCCCGGGCCTCCTGTCCACTTACCCTCCTGGGCCCCGGCCAGGCCCCGCGACTCCTGCTCCTGGCGCTGCTGTTCGGGGGAACCCCAG GTGCCCAGTCTGAGATCCAAGTATCAGCACCCAGTCTGGTGGAAGTCATGAAAGGGGAGTCAGTGACCCTGAGCTGCTCTATCTCTGGGGTTGGAAGCAAAGAACACTTAACGCTGCAGTGGCTTGTT ACAGACCGCTCAGGAGACCCCTCTCCATTGGTCTTTGCTTCTGGAAGAATGGGAGCTCTGAAGAGAAGTGGGGACCCCGAGCTAAAGCCAAGCACACCTTTTCAACTGCATCCCAATGGGTCCCTGCAACTGCTCTCAGCCGAGATGGGGGATGAGCGGAACTACACGTGCCAAGTTACTAGGACAGTAGATAAGGCGCAGGCCACCAGCCACCTCCGAGTCTTAG TGACTCCTGAGCCCCCTGAGGTCATACCCAACAAGGGAACGATTTCAGTGATCAATGATAAAGCTCATGAG ATAGCCACCTGTACCAGCCGAAATGCCAATCCTGCCCCCAACATCACTTGGTACCGGGATGGGAAGGCCCTGGAGATTCCCACGTTGGTGAACGGGG ACCCTACAGAGAATGTACAGTTCTGGGTGGCCAGTCCAGCAGCTCCTGGAGGCTGGGTCCGTGAGGGGGACACCGTCAACCTGTTTTGTCGGGGAGATGGCAACCCAACCCCTGAATATATCTTCACCCTGAAGCAG ggaaagaaggaagaaaagtcacTAGAGACCAACACGAATGGCAATCTGACCCTCGGGAGAATCTCCCGGAACCAAAGTGGCCTCTACCAGTGTGAAGTGGCCGATTTTGATGCAGATCCAGGGGTGGAACTGACCCAGAAGTTGGACATCCATGTGGGAT ACCTGGACCCTCTGGAGCTGAGCCCTGGGGAGAATGTGACAATGTCTTTTGGGGAAACCATGGAGCTGGGCTGCTTGGCTTCTGGGGACCCAACCCCCAAAGTCTTCTGGACTAAG GATTCCATCCCCCTGGACCAGGGCCCCCACCTCACTCTCACCAACGTCACCTTCACCTCGACTGGTATCTATACTTGTGAGGCCTCAGTGCCCAAGCTTCCTGGGCTCACCAGGACTCGGAACCTACAGCTGCTTGTGCAGG GTAAACCAGAGCTGAAGCCAGAGGAGATGCAACCTCGAGGCAGCAGTGGCTGGACCGAAGGGGATGATGTGACCCTAACCTGCTCTGCCCGGGGACACCCAACGCCAGAGCTGAGCTGGAGTCATGATGGGGAACCA GTAAACAGAATTGTCAGCGGCTGGGTCCAGAGCTCACTGAAACTGAAGGTGACAGGGACTGCATCCAGGGAGGGGGTCGCCTGCAAGGCCTCCAATCACCTGGGTGATGCCCATTATACCTTCCACTTTGAGGCAG TGGCTTCGCAGGCCCCCCAGGCAGGTGTGGCCGTGATGGCGGCAGCAGTCAGCGTGGGGCTGCTACTCCTGGTTGTAGCTGTCTTCTACTGCATGCGTCAGAAAGGCCGGTGCTGTCGTGGCCGGGAGAAGGTGCCCCC GCTGCCCCCTGAGCAGGAACCAAGCCGTCCTGGTGTGGATCGCCCAGAGCAGACAGGCCTCCTGttaggaggtggaggagggggcGGCACCCGAGGAGGCCATAGCTTTGGGGATGAG TGCTGA
- the BCAM gene encoding basal cell adhesion molecule isoform X1, whose amino-acid sequence MEPLGPARASCPLTLLGPGQAPRLLLLALLFGGTPGAQSEIQVSAPSLVEVMKGESVTLSCSISGVGSKEHLTLQWLVTDRSGDPSPLVFASGRMGALKRSGDPELKPSTPFQLHPNGSLQLLSAEMGDERNYTCQVTRTVDKAQATSHLRVLVTPEPPEVIPNKGTISVINDKAHEIATCTSRNANPAPNITWYRDGKALEIPTLVNGELYTISRTVRESSGLHSLTSILYLRPKKADRDVAFHCRAIYHMPNGQQGQQDAAPFYLTLHYPTENVQFWVASPAAPGGWVREGDTVNLFCRGDGNPTPEYIFTLKQGKKEEKSLETNTNGNLTLGRISRNQSGLYQCEVADFDADPGVELTQKLDIHVGYLDPLELSPGENVTMSFGETMELGCLASGDPTPKVFWTKDSIPLDQGPHLTLTNVTFTSTGIYTCEASVPKLPGLTRTRNLQLLVQGKPELKPEEMQPRGSSGWTEGDDVTLTCSARGHPTPELSWSHDGEPVNRIVSGWVQSSLKLKVTGTASREGVACKASNHLGDAHYTFHFEAVASQAPQAGVAVMAAAVSVGLLLLVVAVFYCMRQKGRCCRGREKVPPLPPEQEPSRPGVDRPEQTGLLLGGGGGGGTRGGHSFGDEC is encoded by the exons ATGGAGCCCCTGGGCCCGGCCCGGGCCTCCTGTCCACTTACCCTCCTGGGCCCCGGCCAGGCCCCGCGACTCCTGCTCCTGGCGCTGCTGTTCGGGGGAACCCCAG GTGCCCAGTCTGAGATCCAAGTATCAGCACCCAGTCTGGTGGAAGTCATGAAAGGGGAGTCAGTGACCCTGAGCTGCTCTATCTCTGGGGTTGGAAGCAAAGAACACTTAACGCTGCAGTGGCTTGTT ACAGACCGCTCAGGAGACCCCTCTCCATTGGTCTTTGCTTCTGGAAGAATGGGAGCTCTGAAGAGAAGTGGGGACCCCGAGCTAAAGCCAAGCACACCTTTTCAACTGCATCCCAATGGGTCCCTGCAACTGCTCTCAGCCGAGATGGGGGATGAGCGGAACTACACGTGCCAAGTTACTAGGACAGTAGATAAGGCGCAGGCCACCAGCCACCTCCGAGTCTTAG TGACTCCTGAGCCCCCTGAGGTCATACCCAACAAGGGAACGATTTCAGTGATCAATGATAAAGCTCATGAG ATAGCCACCTGTACCAGCCGAAATGCCAATCCTGCCCCCAACATCACTTGGTACCGGGATGGGAAGGCCCTGGAGATTCCCACGTTGGTGAACGGGG AGCTATATACCATCAGCCGCACTGTCCGAGAGTCCTCTGGGCTCCACTCCCTCACCAGCATCCTCTACCTTCGGCCCAAGAAGGCCGATCGAGATGTCGCCTTCCACTGCAGGGCCATCTACCACATGCCCAATGGCCAGCAGGGCCAACAAGATGCTGCACCCTTCTATCTCACGCTGCACT ACCCTACAGAGAATGTACAGTTCTGGGTGGCCAGTCCAGCAGCTCCTGGAGGCTGGGTCCGTGAGGGGGACACCGTCAACCTGTTTTGTCGGGGAGATGGCAACCCAACCCCTGAATATATCTTCACCCTGAAGCAG ggaaagaaggaagaaaagtcacTAGAGACCAACACGAATGGCAATCTGACCCTCGGGAGAATCTCCCGGAACCAAAGTGGCCTCTACCAGTGTGAAGTGGCCGATTTTGATGCAGATCCAGGGGTGGAACTGACCCAGAAGTTGGACATCCATGTGGGAT ACCTGGACCCTCTGGAGCTGAGCCCTGGGGAGAATGTGACAATGTCTTTTGGGGAAACCATGGAGCTGGGCTGCTTGGCTTCTGGGGACCCAACCCCCAAAGTCTTCTGGACTAAG GATTCCATCCCCCTGGACCAGGGCCCCCACCTCACTCTCACCAACGTCACCTTCACCTCGACTGGTATCTATACTTGTGAGGCCTCAGTGCCCAAGCTTCCTGGGCTCACCAGGACTCGGAACCTACAGCTGCTTGTGCAGG GTAAACCAGAGCTGAAGCCAGAGGAGATGCAACCTCGAGGCAGCAGTGGCTGGACCGAAGGGGATGATGTGACCCTAACCTGCTCTGCCCGGGGACACCCAACGCCAGAGCTGAGCTGGAGTCATGATGGGGAACCA GTAAACAGAATTGTCAGCGGCTGGGTCCAGAGCTCACTGAAACTGAAGGTGACAGGGACTGCATCCAGGGAGGGGGTCGCCTGCAAGGCCTCCAATCACCTGGGTGATGCCCATTATACCTTCCACTTTGAGGCAG TGGCTTCGCAGGCCCCCCAGGCAGGTGTGGCCGTGATGGCGGCAGCAGTCAGCGTGGGGCTGCTACTCCTGGTTGTAGCTGTCTTCTACTGCATGCGTCAGAAAGGCCGGTGCTGTCGTGGCCGGGAGAAGGTGCCCCC GCTGCCCCCTGAGCAGGAACCAAGCCGTCCTGGTGTGGATCGCCCAGAGCAGACAGGCCTCCTGttaggaggtggaggagggggcGGCACCCGAGGAGGCCATAGCTTTGGGGATGAG TGCTGA